In Lycium ferocissimum isolate CSIRO_LF1 chromosome 11, AGI_CSIRO_Lferr_CH_V1, whole genome shotgun sequence, a single genomic region encodes these proteins:
- the LOC132037522 gene encoding mini zinc finger protein 2: MTKCHVILKKDDFYYDDSTNSSLTIRTVRYRECQKNHAASVGGYAVDGCREFMSSGEEGTPGALTCAACGCHRNFHRREVETEVASDCSFPS, translated from the coding sequence ATGACAAAATGTCACGTGATTCTGAAGAAGGATGACTTCTACTACGACGACTCGACGAATTCATCTCTTACTATTAGGACAGTAAGGTACAGAGAGTGTCAGAAGAATCATGCTGCAAGTGTTGGTGGATACGCGGTTGATGGTTGTCGGGAGTTCATGTCATCTGGCGAGGAAGGAACTCCCGGCGCCCTTACATGTGCAGCCTGTGGCTGCCACCGTAATTTTCATCGAAGGGAAGTGGAGACTGAAGTTGCCTCAGACTGTTCTTTCCCTTCGTAA